CAACACCCCTGGGGTAGGCCTCTGGTGAGTGTTCCAGGGTCATGGGAGCCCTCTGGAGATTGTACACAGGGAGAGGTGAGGTCTGAGCGGATTTGGGAGACCGACTTTGGGCCTCTCAGTGCTGCAGCCAGTGTAGACAGCCTACTGGAGGGAAGTCatagaggaggagcaggaagaagGGATGATAATGAAGGAAAGGTGCTGATGAAGAAACCCAGGAGTCACCGTTTGTCCCGGGCACGCCGTCGTAGCGAACGCTTCGCCACGAACCTCCGTAACGAGATCCAGCACAAGAAGGCCCAGCTGTCCAATAGTAAAGGCCCAGGAGGGTTGCTCTACAGCGGGGAGACAGTTGAGGAAGAAGAAGGTCCAGACCTGAAAATCCAGGACCTCGTGAGGAAAGAGGCTGAGGACGTTGATCCGCCTGCCAAGGAGAGCAGCTCCCAAGGCGTGTACACCTGTTCCGACATCAGCCTCTCAGCTCCAGCTCCTGGAGGTCTGAACAGACTATCCTCTTCTTCCACCCTCCAGCTCCACCAGCCGTCCCTAGCCCCAGTTTCAGCTCTACAACCCCCCAGGGATGAAGAACCTGAACCACCAGGGAAGCAAGACCAAGCTACAGACTCTTCCAGGCCACCCCAGAGGTCCGTCCCAACCTTGCCCAGCTGGGGTATGGGTATCCAGGTCGTGGAGGAGCTAGCTCCAGCTGGTAAGTCCCGCCGATGGAGATGGACACCCGAACATAAACTCCAACCAGAAATTGACACTGACCGACGGGGGGAGAGGGTCGGAGTGGCCTTGGGGGTGTCAGGACGAGGGAGGTCATCCTctgcttcctcttcttcttctaccacttGTTCTTCCCACACTGAGGAGTCTGATATTTTACCTTTCGCAGACCGCTGTAAGTTCTTTGAGGAGACAAGCAGGAGTATATTGGTGTCAAATTTGCCAGGTCTGACGAGACGAATGCAGAGGCCAGATAGACATGAGAGGCAGCCTCATCTGTCGATGCTGGAGAACCAAAGAGGAGGCTATGGACAGGGACAAGCCCAGAGGAGGTACTCTTACCAGGGTGGATTCGAGCGAGAAAGTCCCCTTTTGATTAATACCATGGAGGCCCGGAGACAATCGGTTAgtgggaatagggagagagaaaaggagagggagagagagaagcagagggaaaaagagagggagatggaaagggaggtaagagcaagagagagggaaagggaaagggaggaaagagcaagagagagggaaagggaaagggaggagagggcgacagagagggagaggttgttggagAGGGAGGAAATGgtaagggagagggaaagagaagagagggccagagagagggagatggctcttgagggggaaagggaggaagagagacaaagagaggaaagGGCTAGACTGAGAGagctggagatggagagagaaagggggatagagagggaacaagatagtgagatggagaaagagagacaaagtgagagagagaggaaaagagagagggagagaaagtcaCTCAGTTCAGCTCAGGATCTTTTTGCCAGTCAATCCCAACCCCATGCCTACCCCCAGACCCTCTCCCATCCCCAAACCCAGATGGAGGCCCCTCGTTCAGCCTTCCACCCGGTCAACACCGCTCTCCTCCAGGATAACCAGGCTCTTCACCAGGGGTATCCACCACAGAGCTACACACCAACAGAGGCAAGTATAGGTTACTGTTACACAATAcctagacacactcacacacacaaacgcacaggTTGATTTCAGATTAAGGCCTTTGGTTCAACGCCAAGGTTTTATACAGTATCTGGAGATGTTGAACAGTGTTTAATGGGTCCAGATCTGAATGATGATGTAATATCTTGAAGCTTGCGTGGCCTTGCCTAAAGCAcggtaagggaggaggatggttgGCCAATACAAGAGGatatgaagacacacacacacacactagaggggTTTTATCAACCGATTCCAGTCGTTGAGATGGGAACAGAATAGTGCATTTTATTATTCATCTCTTGTCACTCAGATGTCTGTCCTCCAAGTTGAGTTTTGAAAAAAGGTTTCTTATTTTACACATTCAAAGGGTTCCATTGTTCTAATAGTTCCTCCTCTTTGTTCCAGAAGCTTAAATTTCCCACATTATCATCACTTATATAACTTTTTAAAGTAGGTACTGAGCGTTGGTGTCAACGAGTATTATTCGTTAAAGCGGATCCTTGGGCGAGCAAGCGACATTCCtgcttctctccctgtcctcctgtGAATAACTTGGCCGATGTGTTCCACAGGCGTATCCTGCTGCGTCTCGACCGTTACCGTGGGAACAGACACAGATCAACAGGAAGTTCAGCCTGACCGAGAGGTATGCCATTTCCTGTTCACCTCCTGTCTCCATGTGTCCCCCAAATGGCAATCTATTCTctgtgggctctggtcaaaagtagtggactatgtaaAATATGGGGTACCATTTTGGACGCACATGTGTCTCTACACTCCGCTTTTAGAGAAAGAAACTAAAAAAGAAATAGACAAAGAAATATAGAATGGGTCCCAGTAGACTTCATTTTTGGCctgattgctctctctctccctctctctctctctctgccctgtgggttctggtcaaaagtagtgcactatgtaaaatatagtgtaccatttgggatgcagcatCTGTCTCTACACTCCGCTTTAagagaaataaacaaaaatagacaATGAAATAAATAATGGGTCCCAGTAGACTTCCTCTTTGGCCTGATtgctctctttcttgctctaccccccccccttctctctccatctctcagggACTACCCCCGGTACAGACGTGATTCATCCACCGGGCCACCAAATTGTGCTATAACAGTAACACCTGACTGCCACCACCACCAGCAAGTTTCCCAAAGTGGGGGTTGTTGGAATGGCTtgctgtctgcctgtagtgtggaCGAGGAGGACCATCACCAGACGTCTATGGTGGTTAACCCCACATCATATTCATCTTCATCACTACTACGAAGCAGGGCCATGTCCGAGAACGATCTACACTTTGGCTCCACCCACCGCCGTACCTCACCCTCGGTTGCTATGGTGACACCACTGTCTGAGCTGGAGGAGGGAGGCGGGATCGAAGGGGGAAGAGTGGAAGTGGGGGGAATTAGGGGAGCGGCTAACAAAAATAAGACTCTACCCCCTCCGAGGCCACCTCCCCCCAAATGGGAGCAGTTCCACCGCAGGAGAGCCTCCCACcacaccctcttctcctctcctctcctctccacctctgtttcttcatccatccatccattggTAAACCccacaccccctcctctccctctcataccACCAGAGGGTCCCACCTCTCACCCTTCATCTCACCCCTGTCACCCTGAAAAGAGTGAAATGACGCGTCAGCGCTCCTACAGCCTCCCGCCCCAGAGGGAGGAGCTAGAGGGGTGCCAGCGCTGCATCAGAAGCCAAGTCCAGGAATTGCGCTTTTCCCAGTCTCCGCCTAGTCCAGGGTTCACACACACGGCCTTCCGGCCGGTGGCCCCGCCCCAAAGAGATAAAGACACTCCCCCTCGCTACAACGACACACTGCCGCCATCAGAAAGCTGTGTCAGGTGAGATGGAGACTTAGAGGCTCCGACACACAAATGTGTCAGCACTTATACTACTCACTACTCTACAGAGTGTCTATATGTGGGTTTCTGCATGTGAAACACTACGTAGTCAGAGCCATTTATACatcttattatattattattattaataaagcGGAGCCAGTTCAGAAGGGAAACCCGAGTCTGGTGGCGTCAGCTGATTGCATCAGCTGACATTGCACCAATTTGATTCACACTACTTTACACGCGGTCTATTTAAGTGGACCAGTTCTACACATGCTTCCTCAATGCCGGATGTCTTGTGCTGGTGTCTCTTGCTGCCGTTGGTGCTGTAACTAGCTGTTAGTCGCTATGCTTGCTGTTTCTGatatcccaccaccaccaccaccagcatcCATCTGTCTGGGTTCTGTGTTTCTTCCATCAGGGGATTTGACATTGCATATTGTGCTCACTGCCTATAGATATATTATCATCTTCGTATGACGCTTcactaccctgaaggagcagaacCAAGACTATGCCTTATCTTTTCTAATAAATGGTTGAATGTACATGTGGTGTTTCCTTTCTGAATGATTATTATTGTTATATCACCTCCACTTAGCATGACGTAACACACACCTGTTTCACTGTATATTATATGTCCCTCTGCAGGTTGTACAACATGGTTGACCAAGATTCTCCTGCTGTATTGAAGCCTATCTCTCATAGACAGCAGAGGGCCAGGGCTGAGTGGGAGAGAACTCCGTCTCCCAGAGTGCATAGCTTCTCAGGTCAACTCACTATAGAGAATGGCGTTATCTCACCAGAGTCCTACTTCGCTATGAGCtatgaacaacaacaacagttacaGCAGAATAGAAGATTGCGgaatcacccccacaacaacaATGACAGTAAGTAACGCCATACaattctgtaaagcactttgtgacaactgctgtaAAAATTGGTTTTGTAAAATATGATTCAGCGATTGATTCCCATTCCAGAGCCGGAATTGGAACAAGAACTATTGGAACTGGAACCGGAGTTCGATTTTGGCCCGAGCCCCGCCCAGAGCTTGGAACAGGAAGTGGACATCCCCATGGAAACGGACATCGACGACTCCCAGGAGGAGGGGCTTCCAGAGGATGAAGAGCCAATCAGGACAGAGCTACAAGGTTTCGCCCTGCCGGTCACGGTGTGTAACATTGTGCTGCTAGGGTGTAGGCTGAAGTTGCCCATATGGTCAGGATATGGGGAGGGAAAATTAATGCTAGATCTGTTCCTAGGGGAACCTTCTCCCCACAGCTCTATGCTAACATATATAAATAACTATACTGGACTCAAACTAGTGAACCTCTGCTTTGCAAACAAACGTGACCACCCGCTTGACAACTTACTGGCCAGTTGCGCCACCAGAAAGCTAGCAATTCGGCGACGCGAGTTGAGACATTTCATGGCATTTAAGCTGTGGAGGGAGCTTACCGTTACAATCTTACCTCCATTGCAGGTGCTGGAGACAGACATCGACACGCTCCCTGATCAGGAGGCCTCGCCAGCGGGTAGGATGACAGTGGAGAATGGGTCTCTGGATGGAGAAATTGAGGACCAGGggatgaggaccagagaggaACTCATGGAGGAGCTGTTTCCCCAGAGCATTGAGGGCGAGGCAGGCacagagagctggagaggggCCTACCGTAGCCCCAACCTGGAGCACAATACAGACAGCCTGGATAGGTGAGTGCGTGTGTGGGTTATGTTTATATGGTATACACATATCATAAAATTCACAATGAACTGCATTTACGCGTTCCATTAGATTCTCAAATTCCACAAATAACTTACCCACCCGACAATGTTATCTCATCTAgcacatcatttttttttttacatagatccTGAATTGAATCAACTCTATCCttacctctctcttttcctttcctttcctctcctctcctctacccctccccccttctctcctctcctctcctttatccaGGCGTTCTGGTGCCAGCTCCAGTTGTTCGTCCTACTACTCTACCTCAGCAGCCAAAGCTCAGCTCCTCACTCAGATGAAAGACTACTGCTCAGACATTAGAgacactgatgatgatgatgaggacctgtcttacaaggtacacacacacaacacacgtgCACACTCTTTTATCATAAATCCTAGCTTGtatact
This Oncorhynchus clarkii lewisi isolate Uvic-CL-2024 chromosome 21, UVic_Ocla_1.0, whole genome shotgun sequence DNA region includes the following protein-coding sequences:
- the LOC139378792 gene encoding protein Shroom4-like isoform X1; the protein is METVEQLVSFNHIPVQLNGGTPWGFTLKGGLEHGEPLIITKIEEGGKAEQCKKLRVGDELVNINGSALYGSRQEALILIKGSYRILKITVCRRSVPVIRPHSWYLAKLSSTESPHSSTPVPPPPPPSPPSAMQLHPGPYTLPWHSTADNSDLSIQWNKLSRHYSTDRSSSLSSMDSLDPPSSQVYYDSHNSPVDPAIFNNKRDYDYHNSPVDPAIFNNIRDSAYSSFSASSNMSDYTVSLRPGEACSMENILQSLGPGGPACRVYACGNAPSLGRESGEAQDETGTSTLLLKSRSLTRPRVRHPEAKERPSSYCFEEERREGRGERGGGGGKRGASIPPLPPTRKDSFRATRGRLGITDVKDQRCISAPVGIPSLFSCHVEDDGDDPQNVPGVPVIPSWNGYPAPCKASKAEGDMGNEKKNGVGNFKGDSLEQYYTLISKKKESLVNKNSEIQEIHPDSLHLPALEISSSSSIPGSSSLPPDSSIDPDPPGEANHLLPQNKHCSSGLYRQSVPEKLLSQLRHLEFSSDSSDHSSVSPSSSQWSRSPLNPPREDLGGDIGSHDTSLLLLQQNTGEWEQRSQCSTPGLVDIDGIGETGEVSVVVWESREVVAAAGNRLSPIQVQHPWGRPLVSVPGSWEPSGDCTQGEVRSERIWETDFGPLSAAASVDSLLEGSHRGGAGRRDDNEGKVLMKKPRSHRLSRARRRSERFATNLRNEIQHKKAQLSNSKGPGGLLYSGETVEEEEGPDLKIQDLVRKEAEDVDPPAKESSSQGVYTCSDISLSAPAPGGLNRLSSSSTLQLHQPSLAPVSALQPPRDEEPEPPGKQDQATDSSRPPQRSVPTLPSWGMGIQVVEELAPAGKSRRWRWTPEHKLQPEIDTDRRGERVGVALGVSGRGRSSSASSSSSTTCSSHTEESDILPFADRCKFFEETSRSILVSNLPGLTRRMQRPDRHERQPHLSMLENQRGGYGQGQAQRRYSYQGGFERESPLLINTMEARRQSVSGNREREKEREREKQREKEREMEREVRAREREREREERAREREREREERATERERLLEREEMVREREREERAREREMALEGEREEERQREERARLRELEMERERGIEREQDSEMEKERQSERERKRERERKSLSSAQDLFASQSQPHAYPQTLSHPQTQMEAPRSAFHPVNTALLQDNQALHQGYPPQSYTPTEAYPAASRPLPWEQTQINRKFSLTERDYPRYRRDSSTGPPNCAITVTPDCHHHQQVSQSGGCWNGLLSACSVDEEDHHQTSMVVNPTSYSSSSLLRSRAMSENDLHFGSTHRRTSPSVAMVTPLSELEEGGGIEGGRVEVGGIRGAANKNKTLPPPRPPPPKWEQFHRRRASHHTLFSSPLLSTSVSSSIHPLVNPTPPPLPLIPPEGPTSHPSSHPCHPEKSEMTRQRSYSLPPQREELEGCQRCIRSQVQELRFSQSPPSPGFTHTAFRPVAPPQRDKDTPPRYNDTLPPSESCVRLYNMVDQDSPAVLKPISHRQQRARAEWERTPSPRVHSFSGQLTIENGVISPESYFAMSYEQQQQLQQNRRLRNHPHNNNDKPELEQELLELEPEFDFGPSPAQSLEQEVDIPMETDIDDSQEEGLPEDEEPIRTELQGFALPVTVLETDIDTLPDQEASPAGRMTVENGSLDGEIEDQGMRTREELMEELFPQSIEGEAGTESWRGAYRSPNLEHNTDSLDRRSGASSSCSSYYSTSAAKAQLLTQMKDYCSDIRDTDDDDEDLSYKRQLMESLRKKLGILREAQRGLQEDIRANAQLGEEVESLVLAFCKPNEVDKFRMFIGDMDKVVSLLLSLSGRLLRVESSLDNLEAETGHYERLPLLEKKRQLLVQLSEAQDLKEHVDRREQVVGRVLRRCLSQEQHRDYSHYVKMKAALLVEQRQLEDKIRLGEEQLRGLRESLGMGLGMSMGYGHY
- the LOC139378792 gene encoding protein Shroom4-like isoform X2 → MQLHPGPYTLPWHSTADNSDLSIQWNKLSRHYSTDRSSSLSSMDSLDPPSSQVYYDSHNSPVDPAIFNNKRDYDYHNSPVDPAIFNNIRDSAYSSFSASSNMSDYTVSLRPGEACSMENILQSLGPGGPACRVYACGNAPSLGRESGEAQDETGTSTLLLKSRSLTRPRVRHPEAKERPSSYCFEEERREGRGERGGGGGKRGASIPPLPPTRKDSFRATRGRLGITDVKDQRCISAPVGIPSLFSCHVEDDGDDPQNVPGVPVIPSWNGYPAPCKASKAEGDMGNEKKNGVGNFKGDSLEQYYTLISKKKESLVNKNSEIQEIHPDSLHLPALEISSSSSIPGSSSLPPDSSIDPDPPGEANHLLPQNKHCSSGLYRQSVPEKLLSQLRHLEFSSDSSDHSSVSPSSSQWSRSPLNPPREDLGGDIGSHDTSLLLLQQNTGEWEQRSQCSTPGLVDIDGIGETGEVSVVVWESREVVAAAGNRLSPIQVQHPWGRPLVSVPGSWEPSGDCTQGEVRSERIWETDFGPLSAAASVDSLLEGSHRGGAGRRDDNEGKVLMKKPRSHRLSRARRRSERFATNLRNEIQHKKAQLSNSKGPGGLLYSGETVEEEEGPDLKIQDLVRKEAEDVDPPAKESSSQGVYTCSDISLSAPAPGGLNRLSSSSTLQLHQPSLAPVSALQPPRDEEPEPPGKQDQATDSSRPPQRSVPTLPSWGMGIQVVEELAPAGKSRRWRWTPEHKLQPEIDTDRRGERVGVALGVSGRGRSSSASSSSSTTCSSHTEESDILPFADRCKFFEETSRSILVSNLPGLTRRMQRPDRHERQPHLSMLENQRGGYGQGQAQRRYSYQGGFERESPLLINTMEARRQSVSGNREREKEREREKQREKEREMEREVRAREREREREERAREREREREERATERERLLEREEMVREREREERAREREMALEGEREEERQREERARLRELEMERERGIEREQDSEMEKERQSERERKRERERKSLSSAQDLFASQSQPHAYPQTLSHPQTQMEAPRSAFHPVNTALLQDNQALHQGYPPQSYTPTEAYPAASRPLPWEQTQINRKFSLTERDYPRYRRDSSTGPPNCAITVTPDCHHHQQVSQSGGCWNGLLSACSVDEEDHHQTSMVVNPTSYSSSSLLRSRAMSENDLHFGSTHRRTSPSVAMVTPLSELEEGGGIEGGRVEVGGIRGAANKNKTLPPPRPPPPKWEQFHRRRASHHTLFSSPLLSTSVSSSIHPLVNPTPPPLPLIPPEGPTSHPSSHPCHPEKSEMTRQRSYSLPPQREELEGCQRCIRSQVQELRFSQSPPSPGFTHTAFRPVAPPQRDKDTPPRYNDTLPPSESCVRLYNMVDQDSPAVLKPISHRQQRARAEWERTPSPRVHSFSGQLTIENGVISPESYFAMSYEQQQQLQQNRRLRNHPHNNNDKPELEQELLELEPEFDFGPSPAQSLEQEVDIPMETDIDDSQEEGLPEDEEPIRTELQGFALPVTVLETDIDTLPDQEASPAGRMTVENGSLDGEIEDQGMRTREELMEELFPQSIEGEAGTESWRGAYRSPNLEHNTDSLDRRSGASSSCSSYYSTSAAKAQLLTQMKDYCSDIRDTDDDDEDLSYKRQLMESLRKKLGILREAQRGLQEDIRANAQLGEEVESLVLAFCKPNEVDKFRMFIGDMDKVVSLLLSLSGRLLRVESSLDNLEAETGHYERLPLLEKKRQLLVQLSEAQDLKEHVDRREQVVGRVLRRCLSQEQHRDYSHYVKMKAALLVEQRQLEDKIRLGEEQLRGLRESLGMGLGMSMGYGHY